In the Salvia splendens isolate huo1 chromosome 16, SspV2, whole genome shotgun sequence genome, aagtccaaatttcaaatttatattacattattgtgtGTTGTAttcttgtatatgtattgtaaattgtaatgtatcgttgtccgttacaactcaaattcaataaaattgatatcattttcaccttattcgtcttatttcaatttaaattatccattgtcttgttccaatttattgtatatgtccaaatttctaatttttaaaataatcaaaccgcgaaaccgccggttttcgaactgGAACCGtgtaaaccgccggaaaaccggcggttccgaaccggaaccggaaccggcggttttcgaaccagaaccggaaccgtgaaatagcctcacggtccggttctgGTTCCGACTTCGATATATTTCATGAATTTTGAAATTGGTctaaaaagtcacaaacttacattttatttattattttccatGGCAACCCATATACGATATTTTCGGAAAAAATCTTATTATATGTAGGCAACCGTAaaatgtttatgatattttggattattttttaAGTTCGTGACAAATACGATAAAATGCCAAGTAGGATATAATATGCACGGAAGTTGGTTGGTTTTGGTGATTGACATGccatgggaaataacaaacaaaatgtaaagtttgtgattttttagaCCAATTTAAAAGTTcgtgaaaaatatcaaaatttgaccaaagttCATtgttttagagaccaatatccctTATACAATATCCTAGGATGATTATTCGCGTTTGAGTGTTTCTTATCAAATATTCCCTTCATAAACGGCCGAGCATATTATCGCCAATTGAACAAAATGACTATAAAAaatagagggaacatcatttttggtccacgaactttgccaaagtatcattttaggtccgtgaactttgaaaatatcattttaggtccgtgaactttaagttagtatcatttgatgtactttttactatttccacatttttttagacgaaaataccctcaataccttaaagtgtatatatttttaataaatttatcatatactcatatttttttataaatatctttacaatatatttttgacaaattttctaaatataatttgaccttaaatattgtcacttaattttgtgacatgcaagtaaaattgcttcttcaatttttatattaattatttttaaaaattgaataaagaactttctttaataataaaaaattgaataaagatctttttataaatatctttacaatatatttttgacaaattttctaaatataatttgaccttcaatattatcatttaattttgtgacatgcaagaaaatatctttattcaattttttattataagttctttattcaatttaaaaaaaaaattaatataaaaaattgaagaagcaattttacttgcatgtcacaaaattaagtgataatatttaaggtcaaattatatttagaaaatttgtcaaaaataatattgtaaagatatttataaaaaattatgagtatatgataaatttattaaaaatatatacactttaaggtattgagggtattttcgtccaaaaaaacttggaaatagtaaaaagtacctcaaatgatactaactcaaagttcacggacctaaaatgatattttcaaagttcacggacctaaaatgatactttggcaaagttcgttgaccaaaaatgatgttccctctaaaaaataaatacaaattgcCAAAAATTGATGGTTCCTTTGATCAATTGGAGGGAGCAAGTATACTTTTGAAGGTGGTTCTTCGATCAGGTTGCTACCACCTAGTACCAATTAAAGGGGAAAGATGTTGATGTTCTTAAAACAACTTTTAGGACTGGTAATGACCATTATGAATTCAAAGACGTGCCTTTTGGATTGAGGAATAACCAGCTACTTTTATGAATttgatgaatcggggttttcaACCATCATTgcaatactctctccgtctcacaATAGAAGTCACATTTGATGtggacatgagttttaagaaatgtaaagaatagttgattggaaaagttagttgaatatgaagtccacttttttatattagttttataaaaaattgtgagtgaagtgagttagttgaatgtgagacctacttaccatttatagtgaAAGTGAAATgcgactcttattgtgagacggactgaaatgacaaatgtgactcttattgtgggacggagggagtaatgttTATCGATGATATACTTGTCCATTCTAAAATCAATGATGGTCATAAACAATATTTGAGGACAGTCGTGCAAGTTTTTTAAGTGATAAGTAGTTGCACGCAAAGTTTGCGAATGTGACACCGCTTATTCGATTTTAAATAAGACTAAAATCCAATTTTGGTCCCTTGCATTTGCCCTAAAATTCTTTTAGTCTCATATATTAGGTTTGTGACATTTTGGTCactaacatattgttttggtacCCTTTGATCCCAAAATTATTGTTCTAGTCCAAAATAAccattttatgttaaaattaacagtcaaaatgtttgattaatttaataacttaattataatctagGACTAAAGTTCAATTTTGGTCTCatacatttttcataaaattcttttcgggtcccatacattaagtttgtgaccttgtttgggaccaaaatgtaccaaaacaatatgttagggatcaaaaggtcacaaacttaatgtattgaaccaaaaagaattatAGGACAAATGTAAGAGACCAAAATTAGACTTTAGtctttaaataattaagtaaAGAGTGTTACAACATGAATTGTTACCACAAAACACACGGTCTGCGAGAAATGCAAAGTCTGTCCTTGGCATACAACACGGATCGTATAATTAGTTTAATCCTCCACATTATCagtgtaaaaaaatattactacaatTTTTTGGGATGAAATTACTAGTATCTTTAAAAAATCTCAATCAACTTTCTATAAGGTACATAGAGACTTTCAAGCGTATAATTGAAAATTCATATTCCATTTTGGAGAGAGTAAGAAAATTATAGAATTCGAACAACAAAAGCAAGATTAATCGAGATTGGCTATCAAACATCTTTCACCGAGAAATTTCTTGGATTACTCCTAGtttgtaatattaggttttcaTAAAGACTTTTCTAGATATTGAATTTTTGATCTATTTTACTAccaataaaatatggagtatatatggTACGACAAATTAAAACGGAGTTATATTCCAATCTAAACACCTTAATGGAAAAATGAATTGGGAGGGACACATTTATTTTTCACCATTCAATTAAATGATGTAACTACTCTTTTTCCAATTTGTTACTCATTCTCTTTGCGATCCTCATTTTCCGCACAGTCTCTCTCTTTGGATGAATAAATCTATTTTTCCTAAAATAgttttcatttattttgaaGGTTCTCATCTTTCATTTCACGAGTCTTCATCAAAAGTGAGATCATCGATGACAATTGCTGCTCGCCAATTCATCTTTGTACAACCAGAAGAGCTCAAATTTCAAAGTATTTTCGCAATTTTACTATGAATATCATAAGGTTTTCGTTTATGTCTACATACCCCGAGCTTCTTACATTGTTGAAGAAACAAGAAGATTGGAAAATTTATAGGTAGAATAAAAACGAGAAAATGGATTTCACGTGAGAAATGAAAACACAtgtacaaaaatataaaattcatgACATTGTGTAATGGATTTTATGTGTTTGTGCATGTGTAATTCTTGTTATTTCTCCATGGTTTCTGGTAAAATGTTCGACCTATAAAAATTCATGTTATAGTGAAAAGTATTCTCAACTTCGTTTGTTCTACTAGATCAGTATATCCTAGTATTTTATACATATACggtttaattttgaaattttattactCATTTAGAAAAACATCGTGATTTgacatttattttttgttgatttagTTGAACTAGAGAAACATAGTTATTGTGACCTTAAAGTGATAAACAACACGGAGCATGATATTGCATTTAAGGTGAGTATCGATATGCATATTAATTAGTACTAACACATATGATATGCATTTGATCAAAGATGTTAATGTCCAATACTTGGTTTTGTAGGTAAAAACTACGTCTCCAAAGAAGTATTTTGTGCGACCAAACACTGGTGTGATGCAACCATGGGACTCTTGTCTTGTAAGAGGTGTTTACTCTAATGTTCATTTAATTAGCAATtcattgaaattttgaattatttgatgATATCATAAAGCAGTGAAATAAAATTATGTAGTAGcataatgtttttttattattgcacGAGATATTTTGTTGTTATGTATATTAACATAACAATGATTTGGAATTAGTGACCCTTCAAACAGTACGGGAATATCCTCGTAGTATGCAATGCAGAGATAAATTTCTGGTGCAAAGCACAATTGTACCTCCAAATACACACGTGGATGAGCTTTCTCAAGATACAGTAAGAACACTTACTATAATGATAATTAGAGTAGTAATTATGGAGTAATTAAGTATGTCTGATTCTGCATACAGTTCAACAAGGAAGTTGGAGACACATTACAAGAGTGCAAGCTTAGAGTCATCTACGCCACAAATGGGGATGCTAATCATCTGAATTTCGATTCCAATGTGGTGAGTGAGTACCACATAATCTACCAATTACTCTTATTACTCATAATTCATTtcattactccatccgtcccacaataattatcactcttttccatttcggtccgtcccacaataattgttacacttcatttttatcataaatgataagtaggtcacacattccacttcactcacattttattataagactgatataaaaaagtggatctcacattccactaacttttccaatcaacttttctttcatttttttaaaaatccgtgcccacaataagaatGACAATTGTtataggacgaagggagtatcatttaaATTCACATGAAAATTTtgacaaataaactaaataataagaATATCTCAAACATACATGACTTTTCCCCCTTATTATTCTTTACTATTTTCATCACTTGAGATCATgtgagatttttatttttatatgcaCAACCAcctcaactatttttttttttcattttcagatattcgatatttttttattttgcacacGAGCTCTAATTATgtcatacaaaaaatatactgtTTTGTAATTATGAAAAGGTTCATATTTTCGACCAATTAGAGTTGTCATGGTGCAAAATCGAACATCCATGTAAATCTATTTTAACACCATGAACAACATTTGCATGGATATATATTTATAAGAATGGTGAAGAAAAATTGATAGAATATGAATCTCACTTTAATAATACTCTCTTCATATGCTAATAAGAGGCTAACTTTGAAGGTTTTAAGAACCCTAACTCATAAACTCTAATATAATAGAATGTGCGTGTAATGATTTAGTGTAATGTGGttcatttatccaaattaaaaaaaaacaaattattacTTTAGAACATAGATGTtgcgaaatggaaaaatgaaacaTTATTTTGTGGGCGTAGAGTTATATTAAATCAGAACTAATGTAAGGACAGAcaaatatatatgaaattttTCACAATGCAGGTATATCAGCGTCTTAAGAGTGAAAGAGATGCCGCCATGAAACAATTGCAAGAACTACAAAAAGAAGTGGTTAGTACTTCACCTAACTTATTCTTTTTCATTATATATGTCATAAACTCATAATAATAATCCATTATGAGATAGAGTTTTTTATGCAAAATATTAAGGTTTTCCAACTTTACCTCTTGAATTTAATATATAGCCTAAACTTATCTCCATACATACTTCATTCTATATCCCAAGTTAAATTTTGGCAAACAATGAAGCACGTAACTATAAAATATATACATTCTCCTCGATATGTCTCGAAAACTCACGAATTACATATTGAAATAAATTATTCTACCTAGATATCAAGTTTAAATTTACATCTAACTGAAACAATTCCCGCAAATAAAGATTTGCAAAAACGAGAAAAAATAGGCCttgaattcaactttaaatATAGT is a window encoding:
- the LOC121771244 gene encoding vesicle-associated protein 2-1-like, whose translation is MTIAARQFIFVQPEELKFQIELEKHSYCDLKVINNTEHDIAFKVKTTSPKKYFVRPNTGVMQPWDSCLVRVTLQTVREYPRSMQCRDKFLVQSTIVPPNTHVDELSQDTFNKEVGDTLQECKLRVIYATNGDANHLNFDSNVVYQRLKSERDAAMKQLQELQKEVEIHKRRRNRKNSYGLSVKFTLLVGLIGMAMGFILNFLLSDDIYHN